One region of Qipengyuania sp. SS22 genomic DNA includes:
- a CDS encoding transglutaminase-like domain-containing protein, with protein sequence MPISIETRFAFHLPAPTDVLLQFEVAAIPEQTILSSETRLGDSEHCARVPARDHIGERIWIRAEGEFEVDYRAQVELNRHLDTLENMTALAPHELPGEAVEYLFDSRYCPADDFQSFVEAQFAGTTGGARVAAIRDWIAEHFSYTPGSSTTETGAAETFISRKGICRDYAHVLVTLARASTIPARYVACYAPGVQPPDFHAIAEVFLADPNRADGGTWQLVDATDMADPAETVKIGIGRDAADVSFLTSFGPNDFRSSAVSVKKE encoded by the coding sequence ATGCCGATCTCCATCGAAACCCGCTTCGCTTTCCACCTCCCCGCACCCACCGATGTGCTGCTGCAATTCGAGGTGGCTGCCATCCCCGAACAGACGATCCTGTCGAGCGAGACACGGCTGGGGGACAGCGAACATTGTGCCCGCGTCCCCGCGCGCGACCACATTGGCGAACGGATCTGGATCCGCGCCGAGGGTGAGTTCGAAGTCGACTACCGTGCGCAGGTGGAACTCAACCGCCACCTCGACACACTGGAGAACATGACCGCCCTCGCCCCGCACGAACTGCCCGGCGAAGCAGTCGAATACCTCTTCGACAGCCGCTATTGTCCGGCCGACGATTTCCAGTCCTTCGTCGAAGCGCAGTTTGCGGGCACCACCGGCGGTGCCCGGGTGGCCGCGATCCGTGACTGGATCGCCGAGCACTTCAGCTACACGCCGGGCAGCTCGACCACCGAGACCGGGGCCGCAGAGACCTTCATCTCGCGCAAGGGCATCTGCCGCGACTATGCGCATGTGCTGGTGACGCTGGCGCGCGCCAGCACCATCCCCGCGCGGTATGTTGCGTGCTATGCCCCAGGCGTGCAGCCCCCCGATTTCCACGCCATTGCCGAGGTCTTCCTGGCCGACCCGAACCGCGCTGACGGGGGAACCTGGCAACTCGTCGACGCGACCGACATGGCCGACCCCGCTGAAACCGTGAAAATCGGGATTGGCCGCGACGCCGCCGATGTCAGTTTCCTCACCAGTTTCGGTCCCAATGACTTTCGGTCCAGCGCGGTCAGCGTGAAGAAAGAATAG
- a CDS encoding EAL domain-containing protein, with protein MGDKRISNLAGPIMTHGRLLFRGRLIERLRHVLWAGLISLAMYAVFLFQPIDQFLWLVQSRAADRSPTGDVVFVASDEALNDPDAPEKRYEVAAALDELDRRGVGKVFLDVSFAESADPDADKRLARAIADLGPRITLVDRVVEETGVDEFLRTTSPAIGGTAAHVVSDQTDRNWLGFAWELHYAYDVNGKPVRSFGAAIAGVEARPKATFSVDYGFAPDRIPVLSIATLSKSGTEGADIPVELTGKTVVVGHSGRVTGSQQAMPRKIDAAASYVDIYAGESLKAGYTGNLRGPMVLSLFASLLLIALLVCRPRKHRWIAYSGIALLAPVLLFASAKIGVRVELSYALGFLVVYAAFRSRMRWKRRVEMVNPETGLPKLRALEARLVRDSIGNGHIVIAKIQNYERVLKTLRADDKGSYVLKLVDRLRAADPNLAVYSEGHNLGWHVASDETDAVVEHLEGLRAIFAAPVQVGGFSVDVGITFGVASIEGDPPGRLAAAVAAAEETSEAHNPIAIAETGSETDLLWDISLRARIDEAMEAGEIYCVYQPKIDLASKSMVGVEALVRWHDPARGFISPLHFIQQCEKAGRMEHLTRYVLQSACSAGQLLHFRGRTISMSVNISATLLGDMRVVGLVRNVLQATRFDPQYLTLEITETARISDHNVASSILQELRSIGVRIAMDDFGVGAASYEAFYELPFDEIKIDRLFITNIAKDPKARAIVSSIAAMGREARITVVAEGLENPQDIALLEHVGCQQVQGFAFSRPLSLSNLLEYQDFTSDRAIANMV; from the coding sequence ATGGGTGACAAACGCATCTCGAACCTTGCCGGGCCAATCATGACCCATGGCCGTCTGCTGTTCCGCGGACGGCTGATCGAGCGTCTGCGCCACGTATTGTGGGCAGGGCTGATCAGTCTGGCGATGTATGCCGTTTTCCTGTTCCAGCCGATCGACCAGTTCCTCTGGCTGGTTCAATCGCGCGCCGCTGACCGCAGCCCGACGGGCGATGTGGTCTTCGTCGCCTCCGACGAGGCGCTGAACGATCCCGACGCTCCCGAGAAGCGCTATGAAGTTGCCGCCGCATTGGACGAGCTCGACCGGCGGGGCGTGGGGAAAGTCTTCCTCGACGTTTCATTCGCGGAATCGGCGGATCCAGACGCCGATAAGCGCCTTGCGCGCGCCATCGCCGACCTCGGGCCGCGCATCACGTTGGTTGACCGCGTCGTCGAGGAAACCGGCGTAGACGAATTTCTCCGCACGACCTCACCGGCGATTGGCGGTACCGCAGCGCATGTCGTGTCCGACCAGACCGACCGCAACTGGCTGGGTTTTGCGTGGGAGCTTCACTACGCCTACGACGTCAACGGCAAACCAGTCCGGTCGTTCGGCGCAGCGATTGCCGGCGTGGAAGCCAGGCCCAAGGCCACCTTCTCGGTCGATTATGGCTTCGCTCCCGATCGCATTCCCGTCCTGTCCATCGCTACCCTGTCGAAAAGCGGCACCGAGGGTGCCGACATCCCGGTCGAATTAACCGGCAAAACCGTGGTGGTCGGTCACAGCGGGCGGGTAACTGGAAGCCAACAAGCCATGCCGCGCAAGATCGACGCAGCGGCGAGCTATGTCGATATCTATGCCGGGGAGTCGCTGAAAGCGGGCTACACTGGCAACCTTCGTGGACCTATGGTTCTGTCGCTGTTCGCATCCCTGTTGCTGATCGCCTTGTTGGTATGTCGGCCGAGGAAGCATCGCTGGATTGCGTATTCGGGGATCGCCCTCCTCGCGCCCGTCCTCCTGTTCGCCTCGGCAAAGATCGGCGTCCGCGTCGAACTCTCCTATGCTCTCGGGTTCCTGGTGGTTTATGCAGCCTTCCGCTCGCGCATGCGCTGGAAGCGGCGGGTCGAGATGGTCAACCCGGAGACCGGGCTGCCGAAGCTGCGCGCACTCGAGGCCCGGCTGGTGCGCGATTCGATCGGCAACGGTCACATCGTCATCGCCAAGATCCAGAATTACGAACGCGTTCTGAAAACGCTACGGGCGGACGACAAGGGCAGCTATGTCCTCAAACTCGTCGACCGGCTGCGGGCCGCCGACCCAAATCTCGCGGTTTACAGCGAGGGACATAACCTCGGCTGGCACGTTGCGAGCGACGAGACCGATGCGGTCGTGGAGCATCTCGAAGGACTGCGGGCGATCTTTGCCGCCCCGGTCCAGGTGGGCGGTTTTTCGGTCGATGTGGGCATTACCTTCGGGGTTGCATCGATCGAGGGCGATCCGCCCGGGCGTCTGGCTGCTGCCGTCGCGGCGGCGGAGGAAACGTCCGAAGCCCATAATCCGATCGCGATTGCCGAAACGGGCTCCGAAACCGATCTCCTGTGGGACATCTCGCTCCGCGCACGGATCGACGAGGCGATGGAAGCGGGCGAAATCTATTGCGTCTACCAGCCCAAGATCGACCTCGCGTCGAAATCCATGGTCGGTGTCGAAGCGCTGGTGCGCTGGCATGATCCGGCCCGTGGCTTCATTTCGCCGCTGCACTTTATCCAGCAGTGCGAAAAGGCCGGGCGGATGGAGCACTTGACCCGCTACGTCCTGCAAAGCGCATGCTCCGCTGGTCAGCTCCTGCATTTCCGCGGCCGGACCATTTCCATGTCGGTCAACATCTCGGCCACCCTGCTGGGCGACATGCGCGTGGTTGGACTGGTGCGCAACGTGTTGCAGGCGACGCGTTTCGATCCCCAGTATCTGACGCTCGAGATTACCGAAACGGCGCGCATCTCCGATCACAATGTCGCTTCGAGCATTCTGCAGGAGCTGCGTTCGATCGGCGTGCGCATTGCCATGGACGATTTCGGCGTCGGTGCGGCCAGCTACGAAGCGTTCTATGAATTGCCGTTCGACGAGATCAAGATCGACCGGCTCTTCATTACCAATATCGCCAAGGACCCGAAGGCTAGAGCCATCGTATCGAGCATTGCGGCAATGGGTCGCGAAGCGCGAATCACCGTGGTGGCAGAGGGCCTCGAGAACCCGCAGGACATCGCCTTGCTCGAGCATGTCGGGTGCCAGCAGGTGCAGGGTTTCGCGTTTTCTCGGCCTCTCTCATTATCCAATCTTTTGGAATATCAAGACTTTACGTCAGACAGGGCCATCGCAAACATGGTTTAG
- the rimO gene encoding 30S ribosomal protein S12 methylthiotransferase RimO: protein MSTTTTAIPDQKKVGMVSLGCPKALVDSERILTRLRADGYAMSPDYAGADVVLVNTCGFLDSAKEESLQAIGEAISENGRVIVTGCMGEEADAIRAAHPQVLAVTGAHQYEQVVDAVHTHAPPSQGPYVDLIPQPDIKLTPRHYSYLKISEGCNHSCAFCIIPDLRGKLASRRIDAVLREAEKLVAAGTKELLVISQDTSAYGVDTRHEERLWKGEPVRAHMTDLARELGQLDIGGGTPPWVRLHYVYPYPHVDAVIPLMAEGLLTPYLDIPFQHASPKVLRAMRRPANEAKVLERLKGWREICPDIAIRSSFVVGFPGETEDDFKYLLDWLEEAQLDRVGAFRFEPVDGARANTLPDPVPEEIKEERYARVMEVTERISAAKLAAKVGRTIPVIIDEVGEPDEDGDIGATGRSEADAPEIDGAVYLRNVPQGLTQGDIVTVSIEDSDAHDLFGVVA, encoded by the coding sequence ATGAGCACGACCACCACCGCAATCCCCGACCAGAAGAAGGTCGGCATGGTATCCCTCGGCTGTCCCAAAGCGCTGGTTGACAGCGAGCGCATCCTCACACGGCTGCGCGCCGATGGCTATGCGATGAGCCCCGATTATGCCGGCGCCGACGTGGTGCTGGTGAACACCTGCGGCTTCCTCGATTCCGCCAAGGAAGAAAGCCTGCAGGCGATCGGCGAGGCGATTTCGGAAAACGGCCGCGTCATCGTGACCGGCTGCATGGGCGAAGAGGCCGATGCAATTCGCGCCGCGCATCCACAGGTGCTGGCAGTGACCGGCGCGCATCAGTACGAACAGGTGGTCGACGCGGTGCACACGCATGCTCCGCCCAGCCAGGGGCCCTATGTCGATCTGATCCCGCAGCCCGACATCAAGCTGACCCCGCGCCACTACAGCTACCTGAAGATTTCGGAGGGCTGCAACCACTCCTGCGCCTTCTGCATCATTCCCGACCTGCGCGGCAAACTCGCCAGCCGCCGGATCGACGCCGTGCTGCGCGAAGCCGAAAAACTGGTTGCCGCGGGCACGAAGGAACTGCTGGTCATCAGTCAGGACACCAGCGCCTACGGTGTCGATACGCGTCACGAGGAACGCCTGTGGAAGGGCGAACCCGTCCGCGCACATATGACCGACCTCGCACGCGAGCTAGGCCAGCTCGATATCGGCGGCGGCACACCGCCCTGGGTCCGGCTGCATTATGTCTATCCCTATCCGCATGTCGATGCGGTGATACCGCTGATGGCGGAGGGGCTGCTGACGCCCTATCTCGACATCCCGTTCCAGCACGCCAGCCCCAAGGTGCTGCGCGCGATGCGGCGCCCCGCAAACGAAGCCAAGGTACTCGAGCGGCTGAAGGGCTGGCGCGAAATCTGCCCCGACATCGCGATCCGCTCCAGCTTCGTGGTCGGCTTCCCCGGCGAGACCGAGGACGATTTCAAATATCTGCTCGACTGGCTCGAAGAAGCCCAGCTCGACCGCGTCGGCGCGTTCCGGTTCGAACCGGTCGATGGCGCGCGGGCCAACACCCTGCCCGATCCGGTACCTGAAGAAATCAAGGAAGAACGCTACGCCCGCGTGATGGAAGTCACCGAGCGGATCAGCGCCGCCAAGCTTGCCGCCAAGGTCGGCAGGACCATCCCGGTCATCATCGACGAAGTGGGCGAACCCGACGAGGATGGCGATATCGGCGCGACCGGTCGCAGCGAGGCCGATGCACCCGAAATCGATGGCGCCGTGTACCTACGGAACGTGCCGCAGGGCCTGACCCAGGGCGATATCGTAACTGTCTCAATTGAGGACAGCGATGCCCACGATCTGTTCGGGGTGGTAGCCTAG
- a CDS encoding DUF1761 domain-containing protein → MAEINWLAVLLGALAFFLVGAIWYGVLFSKAWQKAAGMSDEKIQSGDMALIFGLTFLAELVISLTLWHGIARSGASDRAVMMMAVGFGATIMVPAIGINYLYLRKTFAHFLIDAGHFIFGMAAMGGVFLLFR, encoded by the coding sequence ATGGCCGAAATCAATTGGTTGGCGGTGCTGCTGGGGGCGCTGGCGTTCTTCCTGGTCGGTGCGATCTGGTATGGCGTGCTGTTTTCGAAGGCCTGGCAGAAGGCTGCGGGAATGAGCGACGAGAAAATCCAGAGCGGCGATATGGCGCTGATTTTCGGACTGACCTTTCTGGCCGAGCTCGTGATTTCGCTGACGCTGTGGCACGGGATCGCGCGCAGCGGCGCAAGCGATCGGGCGGTGATGATGATGGCGGTCGGCTTCGGTGCCACGATCATGGTGCCCGCGATCGGGATCAATTATCTCTATCTGCGCAAGACTTTCGCGCATTTCCTGATCGATGCGGGCCATTTCATCTTCGGCATGGCGGCGATGGGCGGGGTCTTCCTGCTCTTCCGCTAG
- a CDS encoding potassium channel family protein, translated as MSSEKKVDRIAASTRVRTYRGPSFQPLRRALKLPVWGDLGIRLGAALFLIFVVVLVHWWDREGLVDNLDGEVSFLDVVYFTMISITTTGFGDIAPISDRARLVEAVIVTPIRFAVFFIFVGTAYNFLIKRSWEKWRMARIQEQLSNHIVVLGYGISGSEAVGELIERGTDPSCIVVIDPSEDRLHEAEALGCNVMAADATRDQTLKAVRIREAQNVLVSAGRDDTTILITLTVRALAPHVPISAVVRADDNESLARQAGANNVINPVRFTGLLLAGSAKGEHIADYLADLASVSGRVQLVEREVTEEECGKTIGELTTGGRGLRVYRNGQALGFWEEECQSLLAGDIVVEIIPTPNGETRGDGHDRDDLDNS; from the coding sequence ATGAGCAGCGAGAAAAAGGTCGACCGGATCGCCGCAAGCACGCGGGTGCGGACCTATCGAGGGCCCAGTTTCCAGCCCCTTCGCCGTGCGTTGAAGCTGCCCGTCTGGGGCGATCTGGGGATCCGGCTTGGCGCGGCGCTGTTCCTGATTTTCGTCGTGGTGCTGGTCCATTGGTGGGACCGCGAGGGACTGGTCGACAATCTCGATGGCGAGGTAAGCTTCCTCGACGTCGTCTATTTCACCATGATCTCGATCACCACCACCGGGTTCGGCGACATCGCACCAATTTCGGACCGTGCAAGGCTGGTCGAGGCAGTCATCGTTACCCCGATCCGCTTTGCGGTGTTCTTCATCTTCGTGGGCACCGCCTACAATTTCCTTATCAAGCGCAGCTGGGAGAAATGGCGCATGGCCCGCATCCAGGAACAGCTCTCGAACCATATCGTCGTGCTCGGTTACGGCATCTCCGGCTCCGAGGCAGTGGGTGAACTGATCGAACGCGGCACCGATCCCAGCTGCATCGTGGTAATCGACCCGAGCGAGGACCGGCTGCACGAAGCCGAAGCGCTCGGCTGCAATGTAATGGCCGCCGATGCCACGCGCGACCAGACGCTGAAGGCGGTACGCATCCGCGAGGCCCAGAATGTGCTGGTTTCGGCCGGGCGCGACGACACCACGATCCTGATCACGCTCACCGTGCGCGCGCTGGCACCGCATGTGCCGATCAGCGCGGTGGTTCGCGCGGACGACAACGAATCGCTCGCCCGGCAGGCAGGCGCGAACAATGTCATCAACCCGGTGCGCTTTACCGGCCTGCTGCTGGCCGGAAGCGCCAAGGGCGAACATATTGCCGATTACCTTGCCGATCTCGCGAGCGTTTCAGGCCGCGTCCAACTGGTCGAACGCGAGGTGACGGAAGAGGAATGCGGCAAGACCATCGGCGAACTGACCACCGGCGGGCGCGGGCTGCGCGTCTATCGCAACGGACAGGCGCTCGGCTTCTGGGAAGAAGAATGCCAGAGCCTGCTCGCGGGCGACATCGTGGTTGAAATCATCCCGACCCCCAATGGCGAGACCCGGGGCGACGGACACGACCGCGATGATCTGGATAATAGCTAG
- the surE gene encoding 5'/3'-nucleotidase SurE, whose translation MRILLTNDDGIHAPGIDVLEGIARQFSDDIWICAPDEEQSGMGHALTLTRPVRLRKHGERRFSVTGTPTDAVTMGLRKVMDGPPDVILSGVNRGANLADDITYSGTVSAAIEGALAGVRSIAFSQVYAKDGPNGKDGLFTPAIEWGARVLGPLLDTPLPKRTLVNVNFPPIAPDAVKGIRAVRQGFHDYSRGTVVEGRDPRGFQYYWFGLEAIEHTLDHGTDLEAIDDGYISVTPLQLDLTHHSSLGALAARYEG comes from the coding sequence ATGCGTATCCTGCTGACCAATGACGATGGCATCCACGCGCCGGGCATCGATGTGCTCGAAGGCATCGCGCGCCAGTTCTCCGACGACATCTGGATCTGCGCGCCCGACGAGGAACAGTCGGGCATGGGCCACGCGCTCACGCTCACCCGCCCGGTGCGCCTGCGCAAGCATGGCGAGCGCCGCTTCTCTGTCACCGGCACGCCGACCGATGCAGTGACCATGGGCCTGCGCAAGGTCATGGACGGACCGCCCGACGTGATCCTCTCGGGCGTCAACCGCGGCGCCAATCTGGCCGACGACATCACCTATTCGGGCACTGTCTCCGCCGCGATCGAAGGCGCGCTGGCAGGCGTGCGCTCGATCGCGTTCAGCCAGGTCTACGCCAAGGACGGGCCGAACGGGAAAGACGGGCTTTTTACTCCCGCGATCGAATGGGGCGCGCGAGTGCTCGGCCCGCTGCTCGATACCCCCCTACCCAAGCGGACGCTGGTCAATGTCAATTTCCCCCCGATCGCACCCGATGCGGTCAAGGGCATCCGCGCGGTGCGGCAGGGATTTCATGACTATTCGCGCGGCACGGTGGTCGAGGGACGCGATCCGCGCGGGTTCCAGTACTACTGGTTCGGGCTTGAGGCGATCGAGCATACGCTGGACCACGGCACCGACCTCGAAGCGATCGACGACGGCTATATCTCGGTTACCCCGCTCCAGCTCGACCTGACGCATCATTCGTCGCTGGGCGCGCTAGCGGCGCGCTACGAGGGTTGA
- the serS gene encoding serine--tRNA ligase — MHDIAYIRSNPQEFDAALARRGAEPVADRIVALDAQKREATTKVQQAQSRRNEASKAIGQAMGQGDKDKAEALKAEVAEIKDSMPEWEERERAAAAELDRLLAILPNLPAEDVPQGADEDDNVEVAQWGTKPTFDFTPQEHADFGPALGMDFETGAKLSGARFTFLRGDMARLHRALAQFMLDKQTRENGYTECLPPVLVNDAAMYGTDKLPKFAEDSFRTTDDRWLVPTSEVPLTYSVAGDILPGLAQPIRLTAHTLCFRSEAGSAGRDTRGFIRQHQFEKVELVSICRPQDSEAEHERMTKCAEGILEALELPYRRMLLCTGDMGFGARKTYDLEVWLPGQDAYREISSCSNTGDFQARRMNARYRPEGEKKTAFVHTLNGSGLAVGRTLVAVMENYQNADGSVDVPQVLAPYMGGVTRLEPRS; from the coding sequence ATGCACGACATCGCTTATATCCGCAGCAATCCGCAGGAATTCGACGCCGCCCTCGCCCGCCGCGGGGCCGAACCGGTAGCCGACCGCATCGTCGCGCTCGACGCGCAGAAGCGCGAGGCGACGACCAAGGTCCAGCAGGCGCAGAGCCGCCGCAACGAGGCGTCGAAAGCAATCGGCCAGGCGATGGGCCAGGGCGATAAGGACAAGGCCGAAGCGCTCAAGGCCGAAGTCGCCGAGATCAAGGACTCGATGCCCGAATGGGAAGAGAGAGAACGCGCTGCGGCAGCCGAGCTGGACCGGCTGCTCGCGATCCTGCCCAATCTTCCGGCCGAGGATGTGCCGCAGGGCGCAGACGAGGACGACAATGTCGAAGTGGCGCAATGGGGCACGAAGCCCACGTTCGATTTTACGCCCCAGGAGCATGCCGACTTCGGCCCGGCGCTGGGAATGGATTTCGAAACCGGCGCCAAGTTGTCGGGGGCGCGGTTCACCTTCCTGCGCGGCGACATGGCGCGGCTCCACCGCGCGCTGGCGCAGTTCATGCTCGACAAGCAGACGCGTGAAAACGGCTATACCGAATGCCTCCCACCGGTGCTGGTCAACGACGCCGCGATGTATGGAACCGACAAGCTGCCCAAGTTCGCCGAGGACAGCTTCCGCACGACCGACGACCGCTGGCTCGTCCCGACCTCGGAAGTTCCGCTGACCTATTCGGTCGCAGGCGACATCCTGCCCGGTCTCGCGCAGCCGATCCGCCTGACCGCGCATACGTTGTGCTTCCGCTCCGAGGCGGGCTCGGCGGGCCGCGACACGCGCGGCTTTATCCGCCAGCACCAGTTCGAAAAGGTCGAGCTCGTCAGCATCTGCCGCCCCCAAGACAGCGAGGCGGAGCATGAGCGTATGACCAAGTGCGCCGAGGGTATCCTCGAAGCGCTGGAGCTGCCCTACCGCCGCATGCTGCTGTGCACCGGCGACATGGGTTTCGGCGCACGCAAGACCTACGACCTCGAAGTCTGGCTGCCCGGGCAGGACGCCTATCGCGAGATATCGTCCTGCTCGAACACCGGCGATTTCCAGGCGCGCCGGATGAACGCGCGCTATCGCCCAGAAGGCGAGAAGAAGACCGCCTTCGTCCACACGCTCAACGGCTCGGGCCTCGCAGTCGGACGCACGCTGGTGGCGGTGATGGAAAACTACCAGAATGCCGACGGCAGCGTCGACGTCCCGCAAGTGCTTGCCCCCTATATGGGCGGCGTAACCCGACTGGAGCCGAGGTCCTGA
- a CDS encoding sulfotransferase family protein produces MNDQPIQPPRRTRFIDLADGVIRGGRKLGLMDPARLEKDFLLEEAVQATGLDDFGDRWFERPLEVLLDSVKREAQLNAAGDFSAMKMFHHVLRDRLYTQMWFKRHPEILARPLRNPVVIVGPMRSGTTRLHRLLAADQRFAHLRSFETISPVPRPEFEQVLAGEAEDFRPKLAARILKVARLANPRTLSIHPTGPYEPEEELGLVAASMYGMKWEAQWKVPSYAAWCHEENAVPAYRHMANLLRLIGWSQQESSLRPWILKTPQHMLDLPALLEVFPDARLIFTHRDPKQVVGSAASLAWNQTIIYSDHNDPAQTGQEWLGKTATMIARMRAARDAIPRERMIDVQYEDMETDWRGTMERVYHFLGLDMEPAVAGMEDYLDRSARLKRRPHRYSLEEFGLGEGEVDALFADYTETYGIPVGDAPALPRMRLAE; encoded by the coding sequence TTGAACGACCAGCCGATCCAGCCGCCGCGCCGCACGCGCTTTATCGATCTTGCGGACGGGGTGATCCGGGGCGGACGCAAGCTGGGGCTGATGGACCCGGCGCGGCTGGAAAAGGACTTCCTGCTGGAAGAGGCCGTACAGGCCACCGGTCTCGACGATTTCGGCGATCGCTGGTTCGAGCGTCCGTTGGAGGTTCTGCTCGACAGCGTGAAGCGCGAAGCCCAGCTCAATGCGGCGGGTGATTTTTCCGCCATGAAGATGTTCCACCACGTGCTGCGCGACCGGCTATACACGCAGATGTGGTTCAAGCGGCACCCGGAAATCCTCGCCCGACCGCTCAGGAACCCGGTGGTTATCGTCGGCCCGATGCGGTCGGGCACCACCCGGCTCCACCGCCTGCTCGCAGCCGACCAGCGCTTTGCCCATCTGCGCAGCTTCGAAACCATCAGCCCGGTGCCCCGGCCCGAGTTCGAGCAGGTGCTGGCGGGCGAGGCGGAGGACTTCCGGCCAAAGCTCGCTGCGCGTATCCTCAAGGTCGCGCGATTGGCCAACCCGCGCACGCTGTCGATCCATCCGACCGGCCCCTACGAACCGGAGGAGGAACTCGGCCTCGTGGCCGCCTCGATGTACGGCATGAAGTGGGAAGCGCAGTGGAAGGTACCTTCCTATGCCGCATGGTGCCACGAGGAGAACGCGGTGCCCGCTTACCGGCACATGGCGAACTTGCTGCGTCTGATCGGCTGGTCCCAGCAGGAAAGCTCGCTACGGCCGTGGATCCTCAAGACGCCGCAGCACATGCTCGATCTGCCCGCGCTGCTCGAGGTCTTCCCCGACGCGCGGCTGATCTTCACTCACCGCGATCCCAAGCAGGTGGTCGGTAGCGCGGCCTCGCTCGCGTGGAACCAGACGATCATCTATTCGGATCACAACGATCCGGCGCAGACCGGGCAGGAATGGCTGGGCAAGACCGCGACCATGATCGCCCGGATGCGCGCCGCGCGCGACGCAATTCCGCGCGAGCGGATGATCGATGTCCAGTACGAGGACATGGAAACCGATTGGCGCGGCACGATGGAGCGGGTTTACCACTTCCTCGGACTCGACATGGAGCCGGCGGTCGCGGGGATGGAAGACTATCTCGACCGCTCGGCCCGGCTCAAACGGCGCCCGCATCGCTACAGCCTCGAGGAATTCGGGCTGGGCGAGGGTGAGGTGGATGCGCTGTTCGCGGACTATACCGAGACATACGGCATTCCGGTGGGCGATGCTCCGGCGTTACCCCGCATGCGATTGGCCGAATAG